A single genomic interval of Camelina sativa cultivar DH55 chromosome 11, Cs, whole genome shotgun sequence harbors:
- the LOC104722719 gene encoding glutamate--cysteine ligase, chloroplastic-like — MVTATATSVVATTKPLTKEDLIAYFASGCKPKEMWRIGTEHEKIGFEVKTLRPIKFEQITALLNGIAERYDWDKMMEDERIIGLKQGMKSITLEYGGQLELSGVPLETLHQICDELKSHLHQVKNVAEEMEIGFLGMGYEPKSSLEDVTVVHKRRNEIVAGHLARSTSSGPDVFFRTCSVQVNLDYSSETDMIRKFRASLALQPIVTAMFANSPFSDGKPNGFLSVRSHIYLGSDKRRTGMLPFVFDDSFGFERYVEYALDCPMLFLIRNNNYLNCRGMTFRDFLSGKISHLSNEKPTIDDWETHIGSIWPEVRLKKYLEMRGADGGPLGMLCALPAFWVGLLYDEDSLQTTLNMIDDWTPEELEMLRTQVPITGLRTIFRDKPLKHVAEDVLKLAKDGLERRGYNETDFLNAVAEVVRTGVTPAEKLLELYNGDWGQNVDHVFRELRY; from the exons ATGGTCACCGCAACCGCAACTTCTGTAGTGGCCACGACCAAGCCATTGACCAAAGAAGATCTGATTGCCTATTTTGCTTCTGGTTGCAAACCAAAGGAAATGTGGAG AATAGGTACAGAACACGAGAAAATTGGTTTCGAGGTCAAGACCTTGCGCCctataaaatttgaacaaatAACTGCACTGCTTAATGGTATTGCTGAGAGATATGATTGGGATAAGATGATGGAGGATGAAAGAATCATTGGTCTGAAACAG GGAATGAAAAGCATAACACTAGAATATGGAGGCCAACTAGAGCTAAGTGGAGTACCTCTAGAGACTTTGCACCAAATCTGTGATGAGCTCAAGTCACATCTTCACCAGGTGAAAAATGTTGCTGAAGAAATGGAAATTGGTTTCTTAGGTATGGGCTATGAACCCAAATCTAGTCTCGAGGATGTCACCGTTGTGCACAAG AGAAGGAATGAAATTGTAGCAGGCCACTTAGCCAGATCTACCTCATCAGGACCTGACGTGTTTTTCAGAACTTGTTCTGTTCAGGTCAATCTGGACTATAGCTCAGAAACCGATATGATCAGAAAGTTTCGGGCTAGTCTAGCTTTGCAACCT ATCGTGACTGCTATGTTCGCAAATTCCCCTTTTAGTGATGGGAAACCAAATGGGTTTCTAAGCGTGAGGAG TCACATATATTTAGGTTCCGATAAGAGGCGCACAGGGATGCTACCTTTTGTTTTCGATGACTCATTCGG GTTTGAGCGATATGTCGAATACGCACTTGATTGTCCAATGTTGTTCTTAATTCGAAACAACAACTATCTCAACTGTAGAGGAATGACATTTCGG GATTTCTTGTCTGGGAAAATTTCTCATCTCTctaatgaaaaacctaccatTGACGACTGGGAAACTCATATAGGATCTATATGGCCGGAG GTCCGGTTAAAGAAATACTTGGAGATGAGAGGTGCTGATGGCGGTCCATTGGGGATGTTATGTGCCCTACCAGCTTTTTGG GTGGGTTTGCTATATGATGAAGACTCTCTCCAAACTACTCTCAATATGATAGATGATTGGACTCCTGAAGAATTAGAGATGCTTAGGACACAA GTTCCAATCACTGGCCTAAGGACAATTTTTAGAGATAAGCCTTTGAAACATGTTGCAGAAGATGTCCTAAAGCTAGCAAAG GATGGTTTGGAGCGTAGAGGGTACAATGAAACCGATTTCTTGAATGCTGTCGCCGAAGTGGTTAGAACag GGGTTACGCCTGCCGAGAAGCTCTTGGAGTTGTACAATGGAGATTGGGGACAAAACGTAGATCATGTGTTCCGGGAACTGCGGTACTAG
- the LOC104722718 gene encoding glutamate--cysteine ligase, chloroplastic isoform X3, whose product MDTATASCVVATKPLTKEDLIAYFASGCKPKEMWRIGTEHEKFGFEIKTLRPIEFEQITALLNGIAERYDWDKVMENERIIGLKQGIKSISLEYGGQLELSGAPLETLHQICDELNSHLHQVKNVAEEMEIGFLGLGYEPKCSLEDIPVVPKQRFYFVADHLARSSLSGPDVFFRTCTVQVNLDYSSEADMIRKFRASLALQPVVTAMFANSPFSNGKPNGFLSVRSHIYIDSDKSRTGMLPFVFDDSFGFERYVEYALDLPMLFLIRNKIYLNSGGMTFREFLSGKNSHLSNEQPTIDDWETHIGTIWPEVRLKRYLEMRGADGGPLGMLYALPAFWVGLLYDEDSLQTTLNMIDDWTLEELEMLRTQVPITGLKTMFRDKPLKHVAEDVLKLAKDGLERRGYNETGYLDAVAEVVRTGVTPAEKLLELYNGEWGQNIDHVFRGLQY is encoded by the exons ATGGACACTGCAACTGCATCTTGTGTAGTGGCGACCAAGCCACTGACCAAAGAAGATCTGATTGCCTATTTTGCTTCTGGTTGCAAACCAAAGGAAATGTGGAG AATAGGTACAGAACACGAGAAATTCGGTTTCGAGATTAAGACCTTGCGCCCTATAGAATTTGAACAAATAACTGCACTCCTTAATGGTATAGCTGAGAGATATGATTGGGATAAGGTGATGGAGAATGAAAGAATCATTGGTCTGAAACAG GGAATAAAAAGCATATCACTAGAATATGGAGGCCAACTAGAGCTAAGTGGAGCACCTCTAGAGACTTTACACCAAATCTGTGATGAGCTCAATTCACATCTTCACCAGGTGAAAAATGTTGCTGAAGAAATGGAAATTGGTTTCTTAGGACTTGGCTATGAACCCAAATGTAGTCTCGAGGATATACCCGTTGTGCCCAAG CAAAGGTTTTACTTTGTAGCAGACCACTTAGCCAGATCTAGCTTATCAGGACCTGACGTGTTTTTCAGAACGTGTACGGTTCAGGTCAATCTAGACTATAGCTCAGAAGCCGATATGATCAGGAAGTTTCGGGCTAGTCTAGCTTTGCAACCT GTCGTGACTGCTATGTTCGCAAATTCCCCTTTTAGTAATGGAAAACCAAATGGGTTTTTAAGCGTGAGGAG tcacatatatatagattccgATAAGAGCCGCACAGGGATGCTACCTTTTGTTTTCGATGACTCATTCGG GTTTGAGCGGTATGTCGAATACGCACTCGATCTTCCAATGTTGTTCTTAATTCGAAACAAAATCTATCTCAACAGTGGAGGAATGACATTTCGG GAATTCTTGTCCGGGAAAAATTCTCATCTCTCTAATGAACAACCTACCATTGACGACTGGGAAACTCATATAGGAACAATATGGCCAGAG GTCCGGTTAAAGAGATACTTGGAGATGAGAGGTGCTGATGGAGGTCCATTGGGGATGTTATATGCCCTACCAGCTTTTTGG GTGGGTTTGCTATACGATGAAGATTCTCTCCAAACTACTCTCAATATGATAGATGATTGGACTCTTGAAGAATTAGAGATGCTTAGGACACAA GTTCCAATCACTGGCCTAAAGACAATGTTTAGAGATAAGCCTTTGAAACATGTCGCAGAAGATGTCCTAAAGCTAGcaaag gaTGGTTTGGAGCGTAGAGGGTACAATGAAACGGGTTACTTGGACGCTGTCGCCGAGGTGGTTAGAAcag GGGTTACGCCTGCAGAGAAGCTCTTGGAATTGTACAATGGAGAATGGGGACAAAACATAGATCATGTGTTCCGGGGACTGCAGTACTAG